From the Fusarium oxysporum Fo47 chromosome X, complete sequence genome, the window GGCTTCGATCTGAGTTTCTCACCTAGTGCTGAGCGCGTTGGTCAGGCGATGCGCGAGGCGTGGATCAAGTTTGTTTCCGGGGAGGAACCGTGGCCTGAAGCCACGGAGAAGTATTATGGTTTTGGTCCCCATGGGAGTCTGAAGACTCTTGAAGACTGGGAGGTTCAGTCACGGAGACGCATTGGACTAGCAGAGAAGTTGAGTGAGATGGAGAGTTCGTTCTTGGATAAGACATCTCGTGGGCTCGCGGCTGGGAAAGTGAGTTTGTTGAACTGATACAATCGTTTCAGGATAATTATCTGGTTACTACAATCTGAGGATTTAACGCTATGGGTATCATTATTATTCCTTCCTGCCCCCTCGAATTACATGCAGCCTCATAAAGATGCCATCAAAGACCGAAAGCGTGATCGTTTTCGTGCCGCCGGTTGCTTGCGAATCGTGGCCAGAAGAGCCATAAGACTTGACACAACAGTGATGTCAAACAATGGCGTAGAGTCATTCGGGAGAAGGAGAACTCCGTGGCTGTAAGATGTAGGTAGCTCGCTCTCAAAGCCATGGTGATGATAGATCGCTAGTATCGAGCCATCACCTTCGCCTTGTCGATCTAGGTCCACCAGTTCATAGCGCAGAGGTCCCTTCTCAGCTGGATGAACCTGCCAGTCACAACGGAGCGCTTTCGAAGGCCCGTGATTCCCGGACATGCTCATGTATGGGTACCGGATGACCCTTTTCTTCGTTTCTTTCTCTGGCAAAGGGTAACATTCGTGCCCAGTGAGTTCGAACGAAGAATCTCCCGTGTGTATCTGCAACTTAGCACTCCTTTCTCCATCGATCGGCGATGATCTACAAACATCAGTATAAGCTTCTCCTCCCCACACGTATCAAACTTACACCTCCGCATCCAAAGGGTCTCGACCCATAACTCTCTCGTGAATAGAGACACTAGCGTCGACGTCTACCAGGAACCGAGCGTTGTCACCGGCATGATATCCGCTAGGCTTTCGAAGAAGGCATAGCTCCACCTTGTAACTCTCCGAGCCCATGGGATTAACGCCCACTTTTTCGGAATATTCCTTCGAGATGTCATATATCGCGAAATGAGAGATTGTGTCGTCATATTTTGGGATGTAAAGCGCTTTGGTCAAGTGCGAGGGCACGTGGGATATTATGTCAAGCATCGTTGCGGTGCTGCGTGGACCGTGATGAAGATATGCCGAAGAAATGTCAAAAGCCATTGGGAGCAAGATAAAATATTGATTTATATTCTGTGGTAAAAAAGCTTTGGAAGTTGTCTCCAGATTTTAAACTCCAGATAAGGAAAATAAAAGAAACCCCATTTTACCAAGAAACCTTGTGACGTTTTATTAAATCTACATCTCCTGATCAGACGTTGCCAAGATAAACTAAACAGTTTACATAACGTACATAGCCACTCGTCACAATCACAATTACAACGGACTTTTCCTGATAATTTCTAATGGAGGATGGAATTGGTATGTCCGAGTGGGGCTGACATGTCCGATTTTGTCGCCACTCAGAAAACTTCCTATTTAGGTACTAAGGCACTGAGAATGGGTGACTAAGAATAGAAAAGTCCGATTAATCGGGGATGGCAAGTCCGATTTGGAGGAAGCATCGACATGTGAATGGCTTCGAAATCGGATTTGGCTGGGACGGAATTAGATGTTTTGGGGCTTAATAAAAGCCACGGTCCCATACTTTTTCACCGTTGCATTGCTGACATTGATCGGATGATAAGTTGACACTGATTCACTTGCTATTAGCAACGTTTCAAGAATCGTCTATAATTCCCAGGATTCACTTGATCATTCATCCCATCTTGTCACGCCACAACTCAGCAACTCCATCTCGAATTCATCAGCATGTCCACCAAAAAGTCGATGCGGTCTATCATGGCCAGGATCACAGGTCAACACCGACCTCGTCTCACAATACGGTACATCTTCCAGCCCCAGCTCTCTGACCCCTGGCTGACCTTGCAGACCGGACTACGATTACGTCTTTGTCAGTGGAAACGGCGAAGATGCAAAAGGCCAATATCTTCGCGGAAAGCTATCTCTCTTCGTCCCAGAAGGACAAAACATTACCAGCGTTCAGCTAAAACTGACTAGTCGAATGTGGCTTGGGTAGGTTAACCCCGAAGATTTGATGTTGACGGCGGGAGCTAACGGTTAACGCTTCACAGAGATCACAAGGTTGATGCCGAAGAGGCTGTAAAGTGGCAAAGGCGTGAAAGCACTGTTCATCAATGGGCGCCATTCAATGTCGTCGATAAAATTGGGGAGCCTTTTAAGAGTGGGAAGAATTTTGAGTGGCCTTTTGAGTTGTTCATTCGAGGTGATCAGGAGGAATCTTTCAAGGGTTGTACGCGATGCAGTATCACATACCTCCTGGAAGCCTGGACGGTTGATGAAAGTTCATCGGACAGCTTCAAGACGTTTTCGCCGCTTCGAATTATTCGCACACCAGGTTTCTCATCATACGAACTCATGGATCCGACGACGGTGCAGGGGAAGTGGTCAGAGAAGGCGGAGTACAACGTTTCCATCCGACATCGCGCGATTGCCCTGGGAGGACTGATTCCTATCGAGGCTCACCTTGCGCCGCTCAATCCGACAGCTAAGATCACAAAAGCCAGATTTTTCTTGCGGGAAAAGCACGATGTGGAGAACAAATCTGATGCAGAAAATCCGGGCTATGAAGGTCAACGGATAGTGACGGAGTGGCCGTTGGAGTTGAGCGACGAACCTCAGCAACGGTGGCAGCAATGCTTACACCTCCCGATCGCTGTGAGGAATTGCTCACCTGACTTTTCAGTCTGCGGAGTTTCTATCACGCATACGCTACATTTTGAGGTTACGTTGACCAACAATGGCGTCACGACAGAGGAGGAGATCTCGATGCCTATacatctcttcatctcaccAGAGTTACCGGTTAACGGATGGGGTGTCTTTGTGAGGGATCATGTTATTGCAGCAAAGGAGGTCAAGAGCCTTTTGGCAGAGGGTATCAGTGTTCCGCCGAAATACTGCAAGGGGGACTTTGTGGTGGAGGATTATGAGGTTCCACCTCCGGCATATAGTGAAGCATGATGGGGATAGTCATCAGATGCGAGGAGTTATATTAGATGTATTTAGTTTTTAGATTATACCACAGATATGGGTCAGCGCCTGCTTTACCTACGATACCAAAATTCATTACTACCAATTCATCAAGTCATCATAGCCGTAGCATCATCAGTTTGTGGGGTGATGTAAGCCGAGTCCCAGAGTTCCTACTCCAGTTAGTGAACCATCGAGAAGCTATAGTGAAAGCTCATTACTTACCCAGTCAATCCCATCGGGTCGAAACCAGTCGACATTGGTAGCCCAGTCCTCGAATCTAAGCTCGACATCTTCTGGCAAGAAAGTCGGCGCAGGATCTCGCTTCGAAAGATAAGATCTACTTAGGTTAGTCTCCATTTGATTCCGTTGATGATAGACAGTCTGGGACGACGTACCGAAGACAACGAATTACGCGATAGACACTTGAACAAGCTGGACTTTTCATCTTAAGCGCTTCCATTCGGGTTATAGCAGCGTCGATAGCAAATATGTGCTCTGTGAGATCAGAGTCATCAGGCATGTCCAGCATGCATGACGTAAGCGCGACAGCTCCATGAAGTGCATTACAACTGATCGCGCCCTTGACGAGCCAGCGATAACACTTCAGCCGCGGGAGTTCGTAAAATTGGTGATGGACATCAAGTAATGCGAGACCTGACTTGATACACTTATCTCTTGACTCAGCGCGGAAATGACTCGCTTTGGAGCTGTGAAAAGgccgatgaagaaggaggtaGAGTTGATGCGCGTAGGTTTGGAGCATGCACCAATGAGCATAGCCTGCTGTGTTGAGAATACTCCGGCGACCGTTTACGAGATATGCAGCATCCCATTGCAATTGCTCTTTCGCTACAGCTGTGTCATACTGATGTAAAATCGTTGTGTTGAGTTTGTCATCACCGGAGATATGAGAGCAGATTTGTGTAGACAGTTGGAATAGTCGAACCTGAAACTTCAGGAGTGAGGTGTCAGTGAACTCGCATGGCGAATCCTTGGGCGATTGTTTTATACTGTGTTCTTGAATGTCTTTGTCGTTGACCCATGCCGGCATTGTTGCTTTCATGTTCAACAGGAACGTGAGGTCGATGTCTCTAAAGCAGAGGGCTTGGTAGGTATGGATGATCAGGATGCCTGCCCAGCAACGTCGACGTCGCTCTTGTTCAATACAATTAGGTCCTTCGATATCCGTATGGCAACGCAGGGCAATGGCGATGTTGAGTGCACTGCCGAGAAGCGCCCAGCCATACTCTGGTCCTTCATTATGAGATATCATATGAAccaggatgagaagagcctCGAGCGTGCTGAGATCATGGCGAACCAAGAACTGATCTTGTGATAGGGCCGTCATGGCCGCATTTCGGTATTTTTGCGACAATACCGATAAATCACGAGGGATGGTGGTGTCCTGCCATAACACAACAAGCCCAGCGTCTGTTGGCTCAATGGTCTTGAGTGTCAATGAGATGATAGTGAAGAGAACGGCCAGCCATGACAGACTCGTCTTCTCTGGGGCTTCAAGGAAGTCCAAGTACTGAGTCTGGAATGTCGGGCCGTGGAGAATATGGAACAGTGATGAGAGTGTTCCGAAATAGCGGCAAACCAAGTACTCAGTCACAGAAGTTGGAGGTAAAAGCGCAAGCAGTTCGGTGATTGGAACACAAGGCCCAAAGGACAGAGTAACCGTCGGGTTCGGTGAGTCTGGTATAACACTCCTCTCAACAGACGGTCGACGCAGAATGTGATCCCATCGCTGTTGTATCGGCTCAGGCGTCGAGCTCGGAGATGACACTATCTCTGTTACCTCCACGGGTTGAACCTGTACTTGCTGCTGAGGCACAGAGTCAACAACCTCAAGCCTAGTCCTCCTTCGCTTCTGCGGACCCGTAAAGTTTGATCCATAGGCGCAAGAATCTTGCCAGCCTCGTTTGAGGCACGTCGCACACGGCAGTCCCCGGTCGCATTTCAGCTTGGAGTGTCTGCAGGGATCGCAGTTCAAGGGTTTTCTGGGGCGTCGCTTCTGGACTTGGCTGCGGTTTGGGGAGCTTGAACTGCTCGGACTTAGTTGCTCCATACTAGATGAGTATGCGAGTGTGAATCGGTAACGGGGAAATTTTGTTGTGATGTCCGAGAATTGAGATTGAATGGTTTGGGTGAGAGTAAGGCCAGAGCAAAATCGGAGTCGGAATCGGAAATCGGATTCAGGCTGATGTGAGTGATTGATTACGTGAGGTTTTGAGCCAATCAACGCGAAGCCCTGTCAAAATCGTACTTGTGAACAAACGTCTTAAAGTTATGCGAAATCGAATTAGAGCTTATCAAAGAAACTAAGTATTACGTCTCCACCATtagcttgatgaagttgtgGCCATGTCTAGATAGGAAAAAAAAAGCCTGTATTTGCACGCGTCTGCCTGATTTCTAAGTTCACGAAACGAATTCACGCCCATATTTTCTCAAACCACAAAAGCCCACGTTCCCTCCTATGTTTTGCTTAAATACCATGAAGCTTCCGCATTTCAGGCCCTTCCATCTcgggccttcttctccatgaaGTTCTTCCTACTGTTGCTTCTAAAACTACATCTCGGCCTGCTATACGCGTACTTAGTCGTCAACCAGTCACAGTTATTCCTCCCCTGGAGTTCGTCGACCATGGCGACACCAACGCATCTTTATCCAGGCGTAAATCTCGCCCTGCGAGAAATGCCTGAGAGGGAATTCAACTTCAAAGATGAGTATTTGTTTTATCCCATTGGATTTCCCGAATACCCGGGGAGCAAATCTACCATCATGCCGGTGAAAGAGGTTGCGATGATGATTCTCATGGATGTATTCACGGATAAACCAGATTGGCACAAAAAGGTCTTTGATGAGACGATTGTTCAAAAGTGGAGAGATGAAGCGCGCCAGCAGGGTGAGGATGGGTTGTACGCAAAAATTCTGCAGGATAAGCTGGGGCAGGGTCCTCGTAAGCCTAGGGATAGGATCATCACTGATGCGGCGTTTGACTACGTGAGTTGACGGTGCAGTGCATTTTTTTGGTGGTTGGTGATTAATATTTGGCAGTGTATCGAAGAGCTACGCGGAAAGGCAATGTATCTTGCGCAGTCAGGTCTCATTCCAACTTTTGATGGACCTGGCAACACGATCATCAAGTCAGACTCGTTCATCGACGAGAACCTCCACCGGGATCTTAACAGAGCGTGCTATACCCTTTGGAAGGATCAAGAAGGCAATGTCGACTGGCATCCGCGAAGCAACGATATGGTCCAAAACCTCATCCATCCTTCCATGCACAATTTCGTCTACGGTATCTCCTCTGCACCAGGAACTAAAGGCTTGTTACTGATAATCAACAGATCGTTCACCGTTCATCCAAGATGAAGTCGTCGGCGTATCGAACGCACTTGAATTTATGGGCAAAGGCGAGCCCGTGAGAGGGCAGACCCCTCTAGTCCGAGAGAATGAGTTCCGGTCAAAATTTGGGATTGGTTCGGGCAAGGTTCTCCCGGAGTACTGGTCCGATAAATACCAGTGGCTCCCCGCCAACGTTGGGTTTCGCGAGGACGGCAGTACTGAGTTCACGAGCTACGTGAATAATCTCCACCCCACAAAGTTTCCTGAAATTTACAGAACTATTGAGAGGTTGGTTGACAGGGTTATTCCTGCTTGGAATCATTGTTTGCGAGAGGTCCCTCGTTTCGGCGATGAGACCTTTGCGGGGAGAGATAAGTCACGGTTTGAATGGATCCATGAAGCATTGTAAGCCGAGATTCTCTTGTAGCGGTGTTGTTTTATGTGGCTAATGAATCGtagtgatgaggatgacgactTATGGACGCCAGAGTTTGATGTGAAGGAATTTCTTCACAAAGACGTCGAGCTCACGCATCAAGAACTTCGAGACCTCGAAGAAGAGTGCTACCACGATGCGGAGGACCCAGTTGAGTtcgatgaagatgagtaTCAACGCAGAATGAACGAAGGCCTCCCTCCTCTTACGCCCAatgtcgatgatgaggcCATGGCTGAAGTAAAATGGGTCAAGTACCGCGACGCGATCCTCCCTGATCCAAAGCCAtttgaagaagttgactaCACACCAAAGCAAAGCTTGCAggagaagttcaagaaggatggTTTGCAAATCATTGTCAAGATGGTGAGCATTGAACTCACGCCAGAGAAGCCAGAGTTCTCCGCTGGAAGTTGGCATGTAAGTCAACCCACAGTACTACGAACGGGAAACTTAGCATACTGACAGTCTGGCAGCTCGAAGGTCAGATGAACGAGAAGATCGCCGCCACTGCACTGTACTACTTCGACAGCGAGAACGTCACGCCAAGTCGTTTATCCTTCCGTATGCAAACGAGCTCGTATCTTAATGATGACATCAAGGCTGGCCAGGATGGCTACAACTATCTTGAAAGGGTGTATGGCACAGATCTAGGAGCGCAAGGTGGATTCGCTAGATCTTGTGTTCAGAGCTACGGAGACGTTGGCACGCCGGAGGGACGTCTCCTCGCTTTTCCCAATGTCTTGTACGTCCTTCTCCCCCAAATAATCATATTTTATTAACATTCGTCTAGTCAACACCGCGTGTCCTCTTTCAAGCTACAAGATCCAACAAAGCCAGGACATCGACGCTTCATCGCCCTTTGGCTAGTTGATCCGCACCGACGAATCCTTTCAACGGCGAATGTGCCGCCGCAGCAAAAGGATTGGTGGACTGGAAGCGGTGAGGTACCTAGGGGCCTtatggatgttgaggaagcgCGGGCGCATCGGCTGAAGTTGATGGATGAGCGGACTGCGGAGAAGGCGAGGTTTCACTGGGAGGCGATTGATTACAACTTCTGTGAGCACTGATCAGAACTTGGCGTCAGCGTGAGAGATGATTGAAGGCTGAAGAAAGGCACATGATGCGCTCATAGTGCTTTTCGCAGAAGAATTCTAGGGTCTCATAGAGGCAACCTACTACTGTaagcatcatcaatctcatgCCAAGTACACACATATTGTACAACCAAGCCTCAATACGAATCTAAATAGCCCAACTAGGACATTACCGAAGTTCTCTCAtttccatcatcacatcCGGCCATACGCAGCGCTCTATATGACATGTGCAAATCACAACTCCCAAAATATTATATCATCTATAAATGAATACGAGATAGCATTAATCTCGAGATTGTCTCTCCACCCAACCATAACATGATTTATGTCCAAGACAAATCCAACAGCTGACTTGTCTCAGATACTGGCCTCTGAGTGGTCGCGGAGAAAAAAACAAGAAAGTGATCGACATCCGTAGGACAGGGCCAAGAAGGCTCGTAAATTTTACAAGTGCTGACATGTGCATCACACGACATGGGGCCGAGACGGGGCTTGAGGTATTGAGGCGCGATACTATTATTAGCGGGTTGACGTGTATAAACAAAAGAATTGAGAAAGGTATAAAAGTACCCTCTTAGAGCATCGAActtgttgatatcgataTCAGTGCATTCGCATCTCAACCAACCATCAGAAGTTCCATCAGATCATCACCATGCATTTCACAACCCTCCTCACCAGCGCCATCGCGCTCgcctcaacagcaacatccCAACCAACAGCCCGTCAAGCGCCTACAGCCAACGCAGTCATCATGATCGTCAACTCCGCCGACCACAGCCGCCAACCTGTCAGAATTCCTCTCGCGCAACTCACCACTCTCGACTACCAAGTTACCGAGCTGCGGCTCGAGAGCCTCAACGTCAATATCCCCAATATTGAATCACCTGAACTCAGCGATGTCGTTTGTCAGCgatataaagataaatatgGTGTTCAGCTGGGCAGCGCTGAGTTTAGTCATGAGAAGCCGGCGCTGATTAGTACCAACCCTGTGGAGTTTGGTTGGGTTTTGTGTTACCATCAGGACAGGGCTTGAATGCAGTAGACCGAGGAGGATAGGATGTATGGGGAACTAAGTTGGAGGATGAACTTGGGGAAATTGAATACAGaattatatagttattaattgCAAGATTATGCACCGCCATTCTTGTTCCTGGCCTGTTTTGCAAATGCTGCAAAGCATTATTAATGCTCGTAGGGCTTAGCAGATCTTCGGTTGAACTTTGACCGTCGCAGCCAATCACCATGAGAGACCCTGAAGGATTTCAAATCACGTAACGCCGACTCTGGATATTGATTGGTCCACTCGTAGGGTCATCTCTCGTAAGGAAGATGACATCGGGGCCTTGAAGTAATTCTCCGATTTCTTCCCCCAAAAATGTGTTGCAATAGCCCTGATTATCAAGCATTCCTAGCCGTATTTTACGTTGTATTATGAGGGGATTTACTGCAGAATTAGTGGTTTGATTGCCATGGGCTCCACGGCGTGCAGTTTCGTATACCGTGGAGTTTCGTATGGGCATTGGGAATTTTTAATCCTCTTGACTGTTGCTCCGAGTGCTACGTTTCGCTTGATAATCTACAGGACGATTAAATATCATCAACTGCCATTGAAAATGTATTTAAAGACAATATTCCTCTGAAGTTTAGAGCCCATCATCACAATACAATCATAAGTCACTGCGCATCATTCTAGCTAAAGCATTAACCACTCTACAATTGTTACTTTTCTATCTCAATCAATAACCAGCATGTCAACTGAATCAAGACTCTGGCAGCCCCTGAAGCTGGGAAACACCACCCTCTCCCACCGCATCGCCCTCGCCCCTCTAACCCGCTTCCGCAACGACGATGACCATCTGCCCCTCGACCTCATGATCAAATACTACGCCGACCGCGCCTCAACTCCCGGAACGCTCATCATCAGCGAAGCAACCGGTATTTCCAGGACAGGAGAAGCAGTCCCCAACGCACCAGGTATTACCTCCCCAGAGCAAATCGAGGGCTGGAGAAAGATCTACGATGCTGTTCATGCCAGGGGAAGTTTTATGTTTCAGCAGCTTTGGGATCTTGGAAGGGCTGGTGATCCGGATtatttgaagaagagagggtACAAGTACTCGTCGAGCAGTAGTCTTCAGATGGAGGGCAAGAATGTGGCGCCTGAGGCGTtgacggaggaggagatttGGCAGAAGATTGGGGAGTTTAAACAGGCTGCTAGgaatgttgttgatgctggtggtgatggtgttgagattcACGGTGCTCATGGGTAAGAACTGTCATTCCTTGCGAAATAAATCCAGTTGCTAACAAGATCTGCTCCAGATACCTTATCGACCAATTCATCAGCGAAAGTATCAACAACAGAACCGACAAGTGGGGAGGTTCCGTCGAAAACCGCGCTCGCTTCCTCCTAGAAGTCATAAAAGCTACCGTCGAAGAAATCGGCGCCGAGCGAACTGCCCTTCGTCTAAGTCCCTTTGCAACATTCCAGAGCGCCTATACCGCCAATCCTTGGGATCAATTCGGCTACATCTTCAACGAGCTTAAGAAAGCTGGCTACAAACTCGCTTACGTCTCACTTGTTGAGCCCAGAGGTAACCCAGCTTATCTTGATGCTACACCTAAAGATCTTGGTTCAGACAAGGTTAATCCCTTTGGGGACAAGAAGC encodes:
- a CDS encoding uncharacterized protein (of unknown function-domain containing protein); the protein is MKFFLLLLLKLHLGLLYAYLVVNQSQLFLPWSSSTMATPTHLYPGVNLALREMPEREFNFKDEYLFYPIGFPEYPGSKSTIMPVKEVAMMILMDVFTDKPDWHKKVFDETIVQKWRDEARQQGEDGLYAKILQDKLGQGPRKPRDRIITDAAFDYCIEELRGKAMYLAQSGLIPTFDGPGNTIIKSDSFIDENLHRDLNRACYTLWKDQEGNVDWHPRSNDMVQNLIHPSMHNFVYDRSPFIQDEVVGVSNALEFMGKGEPVRGQTPLVRENEFRSKFGIGSGKVLPEYWSDKYQWLPANVGFREDGSTEFTSYVNNLHPTKFPEIYRTIERLVDRVIPAWNHCLREVPRFGDETFAGRDKSRFEWIHEAFDEDDDLWTPEFDVKEFLHKDVELTHQELRDLEEECYHDAEDPVEFDEDEYQRRMNEGLPPLTPNVDDEAMAEVKWVKYRDAILPDPKPFEEVDYTPKQSLQEKFKKDGLQIIVKMVSIELTPEKPEFSAGSWHLEGQMNEKIAATALYYFDSENVTPSRLSFRMQTSSYLNDDIKAGQDGYNYLERVYGTDLGAQGGFARSCVQSYGDVGTPEGRLLAFPNVFQHRVSSFKLQDPTKPGHRRFIALWLVDPHRRILSTANVPPQQKDWWTGSGEVPRGLMDVEEARAHRLKLMDERTAEKARFHWEAIDYNFCEH